From a region of the Cucumis sativus cultivar 9930 chromosome 6, Cucumber_9930_V3, whole genome shotgun sequence genome:
- the LOC101204537 gene encoding probable galacturonosyltransferase-like 1, which produces MPRPPPFSDHHPLLFIFLFPFLLLLLLSPSSSAFKFKEAPEFYNSPNCISIPSSPDHLLCSDQAVHVAMTLDAAYLRGSMAAILSVLQHSSCPQNIIFHFLSSASTDTHSLRFTIANSFPYLKFHVYPFDAAAVAGLISTSIRSALDSPLNYARNYLASLIPHCVKRVVYLDSDLILVDDIAKLAATPLGETAVLAAPEYCNANLTSYFTPTFWSNPSLSFTFAGRNACYFNTGVMVIDLQRWRAGDYTAKIIEWMELQKRMRIYELGSLPPFLLVFAGYIAPVDHRWNQHGLGGDNFRGLCRNLHPGPVSLLHWSGKGKPWVRLDSNRPCPLDALWAPYDLLQTPFALES; this is translated from the coding sequence ATGCCCCGTCCTCCTCCCTTCTCCGACCATCACCCTCtcctcttcatcttcctcttccccttcctcctcctcctcctcctctctcCCTCCTCCTCCGCCTTCAAGTTCAAAGAAGCTCCTGAATTCTACAACTCACCCAACTGTATCTCCATTCCTTCTTCGCCTGATCACCTCCTCTGTTCCGATCAGGCCGTCCATGTGGCTATGACTCTTGACGCCGCTTATCTCCGTGGCTCAATGGCTGCCATTCTCTCCGTTCTTCAACACTCCTCTTGCCCACAAAACattatctttcattttctctcctCTGCCTCCACCGACACTCACTCCCTCCGTTTCACCATCGCTAACTCCTTCCCTTATCTCAAATTCCATGTCTACCCATTCGACGCCGCCGCCGTTGCCGGATTAATCTCCACTTCCATCCGTTCTGCTCTCGATTCCCCTCTCAATTACGCTCGCAACTACTTGGCTTCCTTAATCCCTCACTGTGTCAAACGCGTTGTCTATTTGGACTCCGATTTGATCCTCGTCGATGACATTGCTAAACTTGCTGCTACCCCACTTGGGGAAACCGCCGTTCTTGCCGCCCCGGAGTATTGCAACGCTAATTTGACATCCTATTTCACACCCACTTTCTGGTCCAACCCTTCTCTGTCTTTCACCTTCGCCGGACGGAATGCTTGTTATTTCAACACTGGAGTTATGGTCATAGATCTCCAACGTTGGCGCGCCGGCGACTACACCGCTAAAATCATTGAGTGGATGGAGCTCCAGAAACGAATGCGGATCTACGAGCTCGGGTCTCTCCCTCCATTTCTCCTTGTTTTTGCTGGGTATATAGCTCCGGTGGATCACCGGTGGAACCAGCACGGCCTTGGTGGTGATAACTTCAGAGGACTATGCCGGAATTTGCACCCCGGTCCGGTGAGTCTCTTGCATTGGAGTGGAAAAGGGAAACCGTGGGTTCGGCTTGACTCGAACCGGCCTTGTCCACTTGACGCTCTTTGGGCTCCTTATGATCTTTTACAAACACCCTTTGCACTTGAATCTTAG